One window of Dyadobacter sandarakinus genomic DNA carries:
- a CDS encoding AEC family transporter, whose translation MEELLKVYGKLLPVMAFIAVGYFVGKKFNFKSEYISKPLINVLLPALVFSNMLDAEPSKLLVLPVLTFLLALSMNYVAKGVHKKIGSDTDPLLLRSSFSFFNIAFFGIPIVTAMFGKESVSVLICIYLGSALYGDTIGYYQVARTKFDGKKALTEMLSIPFLYVFVAGVICKLAGVETPEAIKPAISVVSFTVSALGMMIVGFQLADVDFRNIRFGYYLKLMTVRTLAAAAIMAVIVLAAHFIFQSLEKDDYTMLALVPLFPIAANVTVFAAFLKADEEQSSILVFLSMLLSVLLVSAAVPILS comes from the coding sequence TTGGAAGAGCTTCTTAAAGTGTACGGCAAGCTCCTGCCGGTAATGGCATTCATCGCGGTAGGGTATTTTGTAGGAAAGAAATTCAATTTCAAGTCGGAGTATATCAGCAAGCCGCTGATCAATGTGCTGCTGCCGGCACTCGTGTTCAGCAACATGCTCGACGCCGAGCCCTCCAAGCTGCTCGTGCTGCCGGTGCTGACTTTCTTGCTGGCTTTGTCCATGAACTATGTGGCCAAAGGTGTACACAAGAAAATCGGCAGCGATACCGATCCGCTGCTGCTGCGCAGTTCTTTTTCTTTTTTCAACATTGCATTTTTTGGTATCCCCATTGTCACGGCCATGTTCGGGAAGGAAAGTGTAAGTGTCTTAATCTGCATTTACCTCGGCTCGGCCCTGTATGGCGATACAATCGGCTACTACCAGGTAGCGCGGACCAAGTTCGACGGCAAAAAAGCATTGACGGAAATGCTGAGTATTCCTTTCCTGTATGTATTCGTGGCCGGGGTAATCTGCAAGCTTGCCGGTGTGGAAACGCCCGAAGCGATAAAGCCCGCGATCAGTGTAGTCAGCTTTACGGTTTCGGCCCTGGGTATGATGATCGTCGGTTTCCAGCTGGCCGATGTAGACTTCCGGAACATCCGGTTCGGCTACTACCTGAAACTGATGACCGTGAGGACCCTGGCTGCTGCTGCCATCATGGCCGTCATTGTGCTGGCTGCGCATTTCATCTTCCAGAGTCTGGAAAAAGACGACTATACCATGCTGGCCCTGGTGCCTTTGTTCCCTATTGCAGCTAACGTAACCGTATTTGCAGCTTTCCTGAAAGCAGACGAGGAACAGTCTTCGATCCTTGTGTTTCTGTCCATGCTTTTGTCGGTATTGCTGGTGTCCGCCGCAGTGCCGATCCTATCGTGA